Proteins co-encoded in one Cricetulus griseus strain 17A/GY chromosome 1 unlocalized genomic scaffold, alternate assembly CriGri-PICRH-1.0 chr1_1, whole genome shotgun sequence genomic window:
- the LOC100757517 gene encoding mannose-binding protein A — translation MLLLPSLPVLVLCVVGISSSKSQTCEDALKTCPVIACGRDGRDGPKGEKGEPGHGLRGGQGPPGKMGPPGNVGLPGLPGTKGQKGDPGHSAALEAKLANLEAEIRILKSELEHTKKLHAFSMGKKSGKKLFMTNRETMTFAKVKALCTELRGTVAIPRNAEENQAIQEVAKGNAYLGITDEVTEGQFMYVTGGKLTYSNWKKNEPNNHDSGEDCVVMVEGGVWNDISCQASFIAVCEFPA, via the exons atgcttctgcttccatcactccCTGTCCTTGTCCTGTGTGTGGTGGGCATATCCTCATCAAAGTCACAAACCTGTGAGGATGCCCTGAAGACATGCCCTGTAATAGCCTGCGGCAGAGATGGGAGAGATGGACccaaaggggagaagggagaaccAG GTCATGGGCTCAGGGGTGGACAGGGCCCTCCAGGAAAAATGGGGCCTCCAGGAAATGTAGGACTTCCTGGACTTCCAGGAACAAAAGGCCAAAAAGGGGATCCTGGACACAGTGCAG CCCTTGAAGCAAAGTTGGCGAATTTAGAGGCAGAGATaaggatcctaaaatctgaactggAGCACACCAAGAAGT TGCATGCCTTCTCAATGGGCAAAAAGTCTGGAAAGAAGCTCTTCATGACCAACCGTGAAACTATGACCTTTGCCAAAGTGAAGGCTCTGTGCACCGAGCTCAGAGGCACTGTGGCTATTCCCAGGAATGCTGAGGAGAACCAGGCCATCCAAGAAGTGGCCAAAGGCAATGCCTACTTAGGCATCACAGACGAGGTGACTGAAGGCCAATTCATGTATGTGACAGGGGGGAAGCTCACCTACAGCAACTGGAAAAAGAATGAGCCCAATAACCATGACTCAGGGGAGGATTGTGTCGTCATGGTAGAGGGTGGGGTCTGGAATGACATATCCTGTCAAGCTTCCTTCATTGCTGTCTGTGAGTTCCCAGCCTGA